One window from the genome of Serinibacter salmoneus encodes:
- a CDS encoding alpha,alpha-trehalose-phosphate synthase (UDP-forming), with product MLPDSIDPEADGAYDFVVVANRLPVDADVAEDGSPTWKRAPGGLVTALAPIMRANDGAWVGWPGKPDVTLEPFDADGMHLVPVDLSEQDVELYYEGFSNGTLWPLLHDAVVDPVFHRAWWNAYVRVNRRFAKEAAKVAAKEATVWIQDYQLLLVPTMLRALRPDLRIGFFLHIPFPPPEIFAQLPWRKQILDGLLGADLIGTQRTSDAGNIQRSVRRLTEWTTRGQVVTIGSRWTRPERHVRIAAFPISIDTTGITEVAQRPEVIERAKEIRRDLGDPDTVLLGVDRLDYTKGIRHRLKAFGELLHDGRLVVPEVTLVQVASPSRENVDSYKQLRDEVEVTVGRINGDHGSLGRAAIHYMHHSYPLEEMVALYLAADVMLVTALRDGMNLVAKEYVAARVDLDGVLVLSEFAGAADELAQALIINPHDIDGMKRAITEAIDMRPKERRRRMRSLRRRVVDNDVQQWAKNFLGTLNAGPSRTSHV from the coding sequence GTGCTGCCCGACAGCATCGACCCGGAGGCCGACGGCGCCTACGACTTCGTGGTGGTCGCCAACCGGCTCCCGGTGGACGCCGACGTCGCCGAGGACGGCAGCCCCACCTGGAAGCGCGCCCCCGGCGGGCTGGTCACCGCCCTGGCCCCGATCATGCGCGCGAACGACGGCGCCTGGGTGGGATGGCCCGGGAAGCCGGACGTCACCCTGGAGCCCTTCGACGCCGACGGGATGCACCTGGTACCGGTCGACCTGTCCGAACAGGACGTGGAGCTGTACTACGAGGGGTTCTCCAACGGCACCCTGTGGCCGCTGCTGCACGATGCCGTGGTGGATCCCGTGTTCCATCGGGCATGGTGGAACGCCTACGTCAGGGTGAACCGGCGCTTCGCGAAGGAGGCCGCCAAGGTGGCCGCCAAGGAGGCCACGGTCTGGATCCAGGACTACCAGCTGCTGCTGGTGCCGACCATGCTGCGGGCGCTGCGGCCCGACCTGCGCATCGGCTTCTTCCTGCACATCCCCTTCCCGCCGCCGGAGATCTTCGCCCAGTTGCCGTGGCGCAAGCAGATCCTCGACGGGTTGCTGGGTGCCGATCTCATCGGCACCCAGCGCACCTCCGACGCCGGCAACATCCAGCGCTCCGTGCGTCGCCTGACCGAGTGGACCACCCGCGGCCAGGTCGTCACGATCGGCAGCCGCTGGACCCGCCCCGAGCGTCACGTGCGGATCGCCGCGTTCCCGATCTCCATCGACACCACCGGCATCACCGAGGTGGCACAGCGCCCCGAGGTCATCGAGCGAGCCAAGGAGATCCGCCGCGACCTCGGCGATCCCGACACGGTGCTGCTGGGCGTGGACCGGCTGGACTACACCAAGGGCATCCGGCACCGGCTGAAGGCGTTCGGCGAACTCCTGCACGACGGCCGCCTGGTGGTGCCGGAGGTGACGCTGGTGCAGGTCGCCAGCCCGTCCCGGGAGAACGTGGACTCCTACAAGCAGCTGCGGGACGAGGTCGAGGTGACGGTAGGCCGCATCAACGGCGACCACGGCTCCCTCGGTCGGGCCGCGATCCACTACATGCACCACTCCTACCCGCTGGAGGAGATGGTGGCCCTCTACCTCGCGGCGGACGTCATGCTCGTCACGGCGCTGCGGGACGGGATGAACCTCGTGGCCAAGGAGTACGTCGCCGCACGGGTGGACCTCGACGGCGTGCTGGTGCTCAGCGAGTTCGCCGGCGCCGCGGACGAACTCGCGCAGGCGCTCATCATCAATCCCCACGACATCGACGGGATGAAGCGGGCCATCACCGAGGCGATCGACATGCGGCCCAAGGAACGTCGCCGCCGGATGCGTTCCCTGCGCCGCCGGGTGGTCGACAACGACGTGCAGCAGTGGGCGAAGAACTTCCTGGGCACGCTCAATGCCGGGCCCTCCCGCACGAGCCACGTGTGA
- a CDS encoding type IV toxin-antitoxin system AbiEi family antitoxin domain-containing protein yields the protein MATTIRTGEQQVPILADRALTETARAMAARQCGIVSTRQLDAAGVGRSTRTTRVRAGRWVRLCRGVYDLAACAPADLTHEQRTRRAAFVALVTYGDRAIAVGLTALTIHGVWGVPMREPPQITTSDIGGRAGRGSARCRRFEPGEVWTVDGLRVVEPCLALAQALPEVAPRTALGLLDSALHRGVITEADLVRVRALMRGRRWCRRVAVIWDLVDGRRESPLESWAYFDLTAEGLEPTGIQVPVRDEQGVARARADIALVFRDGSHRFLELDGREWHDQPGVDDARDNTIAVLDGTPVLRYGSAALGREGRMVHDVRTLAIAHGGIVPPDRRLHSVDPEAFVSPRPFSTRSSSRAPSAGVQG from the coding sequence ATGGCGACCACGATCAGAACGGGTGAGCAGCAGGTTCCTATCCTCGCTGACCGCGCGCTCACCGAGACCGCTCGGGCGATGGCAGCCCGGCAGTGCGGCATCGTCTCCACGCGCCAACTCGACGCGGCAGGCGTGGGGCGTTCGACCCGCACGACCCGCGTGCGTGCGGGGCGGTGGGTGCGATTGTGCCGAGGGGTGTACGACCTCGCGGCGTGCGCCCCCGCGGACCTCACCCATGAGCAGCGAACGCGCCGCGCCGCCTTCGTGGCGCTGGTCACCTACGGCGACCGGGCGATAGCGGTCGGCCTGACGGCGCTGACGATCCACGGTGTCTGGGGTGTGCCGATGCGCGAGCCACCGCAGATCACCACCAGTGACATCGGGGGCAGGGCCGGGCGTGGAAGCGCTCGATGCCGTCGCTTCGAGCCCGGCGAGGTCTGGACTGTGGATGGGCTGCGGGTGGTCGAGCCCTGTCTGGCGTTGGCGCAGGCCCTACCCGAGGTGGCGCCGCGGACCGCCCTCGGCCTGCTCGACAGTGCGCTGCATCGCGGAGTCATCACTGAGGCCGACCTCGTCCGCGTGCGGGCGTTGATGCGAGGTCGTCGCTGGTGCCGACGGGTGGCAGTGATCTGGGACCTCGTGGATGGCCGGAGGGAATCGCCACTGGAGTCCTGGGCCTACTTCGACCTGACGGCCGAAGGTCTGGAGCCGACCGGCATCCAGGTCCCGGTGCGCGACGAACAGGGCGTGGCGCGCGCCCGCGCCGACATCGCTCTGGTTTTCCGTGACGGGTCGCACCGCTTCCTGGAGCTGGACGGTCGCGAGTGGCACGACCAGCCTGGAGTCGATGACGCGCGCGACAACACGATCGCCGTCCTCGACGGCACACCCGTGCTGCGGTACGGCTCGGCGGCACTGGGTCGCGAAGGACGGATGGTGCACGACGTACGGACGCTCGCGATCGCTCATGGTGGGATCGTGCCGCCCGACCGTCGATTGCACTCCGTGGATCCCGAGGCGTTCGTTAGTCCGCGGCCGTTCTCAACTCGTTCGTCATCCCGAGCTCCCTCAGCGGGTGTCCAGGGGTGA
- a CDS encoding DUF4032 domain-containing protein encodes MPNRLQIIAASPDPALLTLPWHLPLEEWPEDVLAALPRGISRHVVRFVKLSGRVIAVKEIGESVAHREYDLLRQLDRIDVPSVEPVGVVTGRVSREGEPLTPALVTEHLQFSLPYRALFSQYLRPDTATRLIDALAVLLVRLHLNGFYWGDVSLSNTLFRRDAGAFAAYLVDAETGDLHEALTPGQRAYDLEIARVNVIGELMDLEAGEILDSTVDTLTVGEMLVVRYEELWKELTGSEWFEPGELWRVQARIDRLNDLGFDVGELDMSTDIDGTRIRIQPKVVDAGHHHRRLMRLTGLDVQENQARRLLNDLDSYRMSTDRQGEDEEFVAHDWLTNVFEPTIRAIPREMRGKLEPAEAFHEVLEHRWYLSQQQDRDVPLSEAVPSYLDTVLRHRPDEVAVLGLDTATLRALDEDDGDRLIG; translated from the coding sequence GTGCCCAACCGCCTGCAGATCATCGCCGCGTCCCCGGACCCGGCGCTCCTCACGCTCCCGTGGCACCTGCCCCTGGAGGAGTGGCCCGAGGACGTGCTCGCCGCGCTCCCCCGCGGCATCTCCCGGCACGTGGTGCGGTTCGTGAAGCTCTCCGGGCGCGTGATCGCCGTGAAGGAGATCGGTGAGAGCGTGGCGCACCGCGAGTACGACCTCCTGCGTCAGCTCGACCGGATCGATGTGCCCTCCGTGGAGCCCGTGGGTGTGGTCACCGGTCGGGTCAGCCGTGAGGGTGAACCCCTCACGCCGGCGCTGGTCACGGAGCACCTGCAGTTCTCCCTGCCCTACCGCGCCCTGTTCAGCCAGTACCTGCGCCCCGACACCGCGACCCGCCTCATCGACGCGCTCGCCGTGCTGCTGGTGCGGTTGCACCTGAACGGCTTCTACTGGGGGGACGTGTCCCTGTCCAACACCCTCTTCCGCCGCGATGCGGGCGCCTTCGCGGCCTACCTCGTGGACGCCGAGACCGGCGACCTGCACGAGGCGCTGACCCCGGGCCAGCGGGCCTACGACCTCGAGATCGCCCGGGTGAACGTGATCGGCGAGCTCATGGACCTCGAGGCCGGGGAGATCCTCGACTCCACGGTCGACACCCTCACGGTGGGCGAGATGCTCGTGGTGCGCTACGAGGAGCTGTGGAAGGAACTGACGGGCTCGGAGTGGTTCGAGCCGGGCGAACTGTGGCGGGTGCAGGCGCGCATCGACCGGCTGAACGACCTCGGCTTCGACGTCGGCGAACTGGACATGTCCACCGACATCGACGGCACCCGGATCCGGATCCAGCCCAAGGTGGTCGACGCGGGTCACCACCACCGCCGGCTGATGCGACTGACCGGTCTGGACGTCCAGGAGAACCAGGCGCGGCGCCTGCTGAACGACTTGGATTCCTACCGGATGTCGACCGATCGCCAGGGCGAGGACGAGGAGTTCGTGGCCCACGACTGGCTCACGAACGTCTTCGAACCCACGATCCGCGCCATCCCGCGGGAGATGCGCGGCAAGCTGGAGCCCGCGGAGGCGTTCCACGAGGTGCTGGAGCACCGGTGGTACCTGAGCCAGCAGCAGGACCGCGACGTGCCGCTGAGCGAGGCGGTGCCCTCCTATCTGGACACGGTGTTGCGGCACCGGCCGGACGAGGTGGCCGTGCTCGGCCTGGACACCGCCACGCTGCGGGCCCTGGACGAGGACGACGGGGACCGGCTCATCGGCTGA
- a CDS encoding ABC transporter ATP-binding protein, translating into MATVTYDAATRLYPGSTRPAVDSLNLDIADGEFLVLVGPSGCGKSTSLRMLAGLEDVNAGRILIGDRDVTDVQPKDRDIAMVFQNYALYPHMSVADNMGFALKIAGKSKAEIRQRVEEAAKILDLTEYLDRKPKALSGGQRQRVAMGRAIVRQPQVFLMDEPLSNLDAKLRVQTRTQIASLQRRLGVTTVYVTHDQTEALTMGDRIAVLKDGLLQQVGTPRDMYDTPANVFVAGFIGSPAMNIGHFKVVNGAAQVGTASIPLTREAVAALTEADESQIQVGFRPESLDLVDASAEGAFPVSVDLVEELGSDAFVYGQLKGVPEADVSSGTTGDSQVIVRVDPRTVPTTGSTIYVRIRPGEQHNFSYATGLRLPS; encoded by the coding sequence ATGGCTACCGTCACATACGACGCCGCAACACGCCTCTACCCCGGTTCCACCCGTCCCGCCGTGGACTCCCTGAACCTGGACATCGCCGACGGCGAGTTCCTCGTTCTCGTCGGCCCCTCCGGCTGCGGGAAGTCCACCTCCCTGCGCATGCTCGCGGGTCTGGAGGACGTCAACGCCGGCCGCATCCTCATCGGTGACCGTGACGTCACCGACGTGCAGCCCAAGGACCGGGACATCGCGATGGTGTTCCAGAACTACGCGCTGTACCCGCACATGTCCGTGGCGGACAACATGGGCTTCGCGCTGAAGATCGCCGGCAAGTCCAAGGCCGAGATCCGCCAGCGCGTCGAGGAGGCCGCCAAGATCCTCGACCTGACCGAGTACCTGGACCGCAAGCCAAAGGCCCTCTCCGGTGGTCAGCGTCAGCGTGTCGCCATGGGCCGCGCCATCGTGCGTCAGCCGCAGGTGTTCCTCATGGACGAGCCGCTGTCGAACCTGGACGCCAAGCTCCGCGTGCAGACCCGCACCCAGATCGCCTCGCTGCAGCGCCGCCTCGGTGTCACCACCGTGTACGTCACGCACGACCAGACCGAGGCCCTGACGATGGGTGACCGCATCGCCGTGCTGAAGGACGGCCTGCTGCAGCAGGTGGGCACGCCGCGCGACATGTACGACACCCCCGCCAACGTCTTCGTCGCCGGCTTCATCGGCTCCCCGGCGATGAACATCGGCCACTTCAAGGTCGTCAACGGCGCCGCGCAGGTGGGTACCGCCTCCATCCCGCTGACCCGTGAGGCCGTGGCCGCGCTCACCGAAGCCGACGAGAGCCAGATCCAGGTGGGCTTCCGCCCCGAGTCCCTGGACCTGGTGGACGCCAGCGCCGAGGGCGCCTTCCCGGTGTCCGTGGATCTGGTGGAGGAGCTCGGCTCCGACGCCTTCGTCTACGGTCAGCTCAAGGGTGTGCCGGAGGCGGACGTCTCCTCCGGCACCACCGGCGACTCGCAGGTCATCGTGCGCGTGGACCCGCGCACCGTGCCGACCACCGGCAGCACGATCTACGTGCGTATCCGTCCGGGTGAGCAGCACAACTTCTCCTACGCCACCGGTCTGCGCCTGCCCAGCTGA
- a CDS encoding GNAT family N-acetyltransferase, which yields MRADSDTIAHVRTGYALLRVVLDTLADRGCSIARRWVLDGNEQAIQFYLRQGFRLDGRVQEDESLTPGHPLRELGMTNELRTAAD from the coding sequence ATGCGCGCGGACTCCGACACGATCGCCCACGTGCGGACGGGGTACGCGCTCCTGCGCGTAGTTCTGGATACGCTCGCGGACCGAGGCTGCTCGATCGCGCGGCGCTGGGTCCTGGACGGCAATGAGCAGGCGATCCAGTTCTACCTGCGTCAGGGATTCCGCTTGGACGGGCGGGTGCAGGAGGACGAGTCGCTCACCCCTGGACACCCGCTGAGGGAGCTCGGGATGACGAACGAGTTGAGAACGGCCGCGGACTAA
- a CDS encoding serine/threonine-protein kinase, with the protein MSAPGDQIGGYVLRRQIGSGGMGAVWEATTAEGRGVALKLLHPGFCADPDARARFSREVANLQRLRSDRVARVLDADLEGERAFIVTELIDGLSLADSVAAEEAFHPLDLAPLARGLHEAIAHVHSAGLLHRDIKPGNVMLTYSGPVLIDFGIAQVVDDDRLTHTGFVTGTPGYLDPTALSGAAIGAEGDWFGWTAVLLLAATGRAPFGRGGMDAVLARLSTGRPDVEGLPDGLAASFWLALHPDPQRRMPPADLLARLDAYAEGEDLPAPSAAAAGLADASLADPAIGGEATRVVAPPPPPPGAAPFEAAAGGGADVRGQAPPPPPRDTAQAQAPRSPARDSVAATRTMPWQPTSAAAPGSPPGSPTTPLPPLAGRDRADRHVEQSGAGLGGGVRGVGAGGGLEDAGAPQPPVPAWAMPPRPRPGMVMLSGLLVLAVAIAWPGIAVIAVSAGFVLATAAGMVERRTRRRRLAAGKRRSDSFVATAWSLPLLLAAVPMALLPLLVGALAGAAVLWLGAQLAGPDDLAGIEGLARVTGSAAWAALLPPAALAAALLAAWWVPIAEVTRHGARAAWRAVAPSGGATRTWVAILLAVTLAVGITGWFLPVDWAPLPAPALLQGTGIPVG; encoded by the coding sequence GTGAGCGCACCCGGGGATCAGATCGGCGGCTATGTGTTGCGCCGGCAGATCGGCTCCGGCGGTATGGGCGCCGTGTGGGAGGCCACCACCGCCGAGGGGCGCGGGGTCGCGCTGAAGTTGCTGCATCCCGGCTTCTGCGCCGACCCTGACGCTCGCGCGCGGTTCTCCCGCGAGGTGGCGAACCTGCAACGCCTGCGCAGCGACCGTGTGGCCCGGGTGCTGGATGCGGACCTCGAGGGCGAGCGGGCCTTCATCGTCACGGAGTTGATCGACGGGCTGAGCCTGGCCGACTCGGTGGCAGCGGAGGAGGCCTTCCACCCGCTGGATCTCGCCCCACTCGCCCGCGGGCTGCACGAGGCAATCGCCCATGTGCACAGCGCCGGCCTCCTGCACCGTGACATCAAGCCCGGGAACGTGATGCTCACCTACTCCGGGCCGGTGCTGATCGACTTCGGCATCGCGCAGGTGGTCGACGACGACCGGCTCACCCACACCGGCTTCGTCACCGGGACTCCGGGTTACCTCGACCCGACCGCACTCTCGGGGGCCGCGATCGGGGCCGAGGGAGACTGGTTCGGGTGGACGGCGGTGCTCCTGCTCGCGGCGACCGGTCGGGCACCCTTCGGCCGCGGCGGCATGGACGCCGTGCTCGCCAGGTTGAGCACGGGGCGCCCCGATGTGGAGGGCCTGCCGGACGGACTCGCCGCCTCGTTCTGGCTCGCGCTGCACCCCGACCCGCAGCGACGCATGCCACCCGCGGACCTTCTCGCGCGCCTGGATGCCTACGCCGAGGGCGAGGATCTGCCCGCGCCGAGTGCCGCTGCCGCGGGACTTGCCGATGCCTCGCTCGCCGACCCGGCGATCGGAGGCGAGGCGACCCGGGTGGTCGCACCGCCGCCACCCCCACCGGGTGCCGCCCCGTTCGAGGCGGCGGCAGGGGGTGGAGCCGATGTGCGCGGACAGGCACCGCCGCCTCCGCCTCGCGACACAGCACAGGCCCAGGCGCCCAGGTCGCCGGCTCGGGACTCGGTGGCCGCGACCAGGACGATGCCGTGGCAGCCGACCAGTGCTGCTGCTCCCGGCTCCCCGCCTGGCTCGCCCACCACGCCGCTGCCTCCGCTCGCCGGGCGGGATCGCGCCGATCGGCACGTTGAGCAGTCCGGCGCGGGCCTCGGCGGCGGCGTGCGTGGCGTCGGTGCGGGCGGCGGGCTCGAGGACGCCGGTGCGCCGCAGCCACCGGTGCCGGCGTGGGCGATGCCGCCCCGCCCGCGGCCAGGGATGGTGATGCTCTCCGGGCTTCTCGTACTCGCCGTCGCCATTGCCTGGCCCGGAATCGCCGTGATCGCGGTGTCGGCGGGGTTCGTGCTCGCGACCGCCGCGGGCATGGTCGAGCGCCGGACTCGCCGCCGCCGCCTCGCCGCAGGCAAGCGGCGCTCGGACTCCTTCGTGGCGACGGCGTGGAGCCTGCCCCTGCTGCTCGCGGCCGTGCCGATGGCGCTCCTGCCTCTCCTGGTCGGGGCGCTCGCGGGCGCCGCCGTGCTGTGGCTGGGTGCGCAACTGGCCGGCCCGGATGACCTCGCGGGGATCGAGGGCCTGGCCCGGGTCACCGGATCTGCTGCGTGGGCAGCGTTGCTCCCTCCGGCGGCGCTCGCGGCCGCGCTGCTCGCCGCCTGGTGGGTCCCGATCGCAGAGGTCACCAGGCACGGGGCGCGCGCGGCCTGGCGAGCCGTGGCACCCAGCGGCGGTGCCACCCGCACGTGGGTGGCGATCCTGCTCGCGGTGACCCTCGCCGTCGGGATCACGGGATGGTTCCTGCCGGTGGACTGGGCGCCACTGCCTGCTCCGGCCCTCCTCCAGGGCACGGGGATCCCGGTCGGGTGA
- the otsB gene encoding trehalose-phosphatase — MELTLQEDQTARIREWAGAERLLIALDFDGTLAPFRDDPMAVSIVAGGAEVLAGLAALERVQLALVSGRRLADLAALAAPPPGTLLAGSHGAERGHVSPSGELEVEAGGATEAELALLAELTASLESIVASAPGSWVEHKTFGRVLHTRKAEPEDAERATEEALTGPGSLPGVHTIHGKRVVEIAVRSVTKADAVAAMRAQVADASGVGVDRVAVLFAGDDTTDEFALASLVAGDLGVKVGEGESAASLRVADEAAMVTLLGEVLRALRASA; from the coding sequence GTGGAACTGACGCTGCAGGAGGACCAGACCGCACGCATCCGGGAGTGGGCGGGCGCCGAGCGCCTGCTCATCGCGCTCGACTTCGACGGGACGCTCGCCCCGTTCCGGGACGACCCGATGGCCGTGAGCATCGTGGCCGGTGGCGCCGAGGTGCTCGCGGGCCTCGCGGCGCTGGAGCGGGTGCAGCTCGCGCTCGTCTCGGGCCGGCGGCTCGCGGACCTCGCGGCGCTCGCCGCTCCCCCGCCCGGGACCCTGCTGGCCGGCTCGCACGGCGCGGAACGTGGCCACGTCTCGCCCTCGGGTGAGCTCGAGGTGGAGGCGGGCGGCGCCACCGAGGCGGAACTCGCGCTGCTCGCCGAGCTCACCGCATCGCTCGAGTCGATCGTGGCGTCCGCCCCGGGCTCGTGGGTGGAGCACAAGACCTTCGGCCGGGTGCTGCACACCCGGAAGGCGGAGCCGGAGGACGCCGAGCGCGCCACCGAGGAGGCACTCACCGGGCCGGGCTCGCTGCCGGGCGTGCACACGATCCACGGCAAGCGGGTCGTGGAGATCGCGGTGCGCTCGGTCACCAAGGCCGACGCCGTCGCCGCGATGCGTGCGCAGGTGGCGGATGCCTCGGGGGTCGGGGTGGACAGGGTCGCGGTCCTGTTTGCCGGCGATGACACCACCGACGAGTTCGCGCTCGCCTCCCTGGTGGCGGGTGACCTCGGCGTGAAGGTGGGCGAGGGCGAGAGCGCCGCGAGCCTGCGGGTCGCCGACGAGGCGGCGATGGTGACGCTGCTCGGTGAGGTGCTGCGCGCGCTGCGCGCCTCCGCCTGA
- a CDS encoding ABC transporter ATP-binding protein, protein MARDVEVILEARGASFSYDYEEVVSGIDLTLSRPADPVGIVGPSGAGKTTLLHLLLGNRRPTTGTVTYRGHAVARLGRREKKTFAGAVRHVSQYGVPTSDPRLTVLKYLSDALKVARKAGRTHATPIEELLAFVALEEHVIDRRIVTLSGGERQRLALAHALATRPDVMLLDEPLTAIDPGLRAEVLRRLADRAQQMSITMLVVSHDIEAIDRLCPLVHVMADGAFVASGSLRDILADPQHPAVVDLAKAAPLVAQRLR, encoded by the coding sequence ATGGCACGAGACGTCGAGGTGATCCTGGAGGCCCGCGGGGCGAGCTTCTCCTACGACTACGAGGAGGTCGTCAGCGGCATCGATCTCACCCTGAGTCGACCCGCTGACCCGGTCGGCATCGTGGGACCCTCGGGGGCCGGGAAGACCACCCTGTTGCACCTGCTGCTGGGCAACCGCAGACCGACCACCGGCACCGTGACCTACCGCGGCCACGCCGTCGCCCGCCTCGGCCGCCGGGAGAAGAAGACCTTCGCGGGAGCCGTGCGCCACGTCTCGCAGTACGGGGTCCCCACCTCCGACCCACGGCTGACGGTGCTGAAGTACCTCTCCGACGCCCTCAAGGTGGCCCGCAAGGCCGGCCGCACCCACGCGACCCCGATCGAGGAGCTCCTTGCCTTCGTGGCACTCGAGGAGCACGTCATCGACCGCCGCATCGTCACGCTGTCCGGCGGCGAACGGCAGCGACTCGCGCTCGCGCACGCCCTGGCCACCCGACCCGACGTGATGCTGCTGGACGAACCGTTGACCGCCATCGATCCCGGCCTGCGCGCCGAGGTGCTGCGCCGCCTCGCCGATCGTGCCCAGCAGATGTCCATCACGATGCTGGTGGTCTCCCACGACATCGAGGCGATCGACCGCCTCTGCCCGCTCGTGCACGTGATGGCCGACGGCGCATTCGTGGCGAGCGGGAGCCTGCGCGACATCCTCGCCGACCCGCAGCATCCCGCGGTGGTGGATCTGGCGAAGGCTGCGCCGCTCGTGGCGCAGCGGCTACGCTGA
- a CDS encoding serine hydrolase — MRRRPPTPTISASAIAATALTLLLGCSGGDAAPSGSEAADAGAEQAQETGLETGQETGAGDDAEVPADDLGRQVTWVTEALDPDTPASTDDVIAHVSEATLAQISADDLRLTLTRLGLTGPWQVVGYEADQDGALATIRDTAGTELELTLTLAQDGLIHTLLFQEPYTHTEATTWQELSDAVDRLPADTTLVVTRLGEDGVSEPAFAVGEQEAWPIGSVFKVYVLGALTQAVADGTIGWQDELAVTDELRSLPTGRLQDAETGTVVTVREAAELMISISDNTATDLLIDALGRERVEAAVVAMGHARPELLTPFPSTREMFHLAWAGAAPEREERRARWREASADERRTMLADLPETLAVEAEAVTDAAWPDGLDWFADADDLTAAWAWLRQAAGTTAGAPLPEILAMNPGLPEHTAAHADQVWFKGGSAPGELALSWLVRGRHGGEEGATGTDAFVVTLQARHAAPMAVADARPYAASAADAVRLALEGEG, encoded by the coding sequence ATGCGCCGTCGGCCCCCCACGCCCACGATCTCGGCTTCAGCGATCGCGGCCACAGCACTCACGCTGCTCCTCGGATGCTCCGGAGGCGACGCGGCCCCGAGCGGCTCCGAGGCGGCGGACGCCGGAGCGGAGCAGGCGCAGGAGACGGGTCTGGAGACTGGGCAGGAGACGGGGGCCGGGGACGACGCCGAGGTCCCCGCCGACGATCTCGGCCGCCAGGTGACCTGGGTCACCGAGGCCCTGGACCCGGACACCCCGGCGAGCACCGACGACGTGATCGCGCACGTCTCCGAGGCCACCCTCGCCCAGATCTCGGCGGACGATCTGCGCCTCACCCTGACGCGACTCGGCCTGACCGGGCCGTGGCAGGTGGTGGGGTACGAGGCCGACCAGGACGGGGCACTCGCCACGATCCGCGACACCGCGGGCACCGAGCTGGAGCTCACCCTCACCCTGGCGCAGGACGGGCTGATCCACACCCTGCTCTTCCAGGAGCCGTACACCCACACCGAGGCGACGACGTGGCAGGAGCTGAGCGACGCCGTCGATCGCCTGCCGGCCGACACCACTCTCGTGGTGACGCGACTGGGAGAGGATGGCGTGAGCGAGCCGGCGTTCGCCGTCGGGGAGCAGGAGGCGTGGCCGATCGGATCCGTGTTCAAGGTGTACGTGCTCGGTGCGCTCACGCAGGCGGTGGCGGACGGCACGATCGGGTGGCAGGACGAACTCGCGGTCACCGACGAGCTGCGCAGCCTCCCCACCGGGCGTCTGCAGGACGCCGAGACAGGAACCGTCGTGACCGTGCGGGAGGCCGCCGAGCTCATGATCTCCATCAGCGACAACACCGCCACCGACCTGCTCATCGACGCGCTCGGCCGCGAACGCGTGGAGGCAGCCGTGGTCGCGATGGGACACGCCCGGCCCGAGCTGCTCACACCCTTCCCGAGCACTCGGGAGATGTTCCACCTCGCCTGGGCGGGCGCCGCCCCGGAGCGGGAGGAACGGCGCGCGCGGTGGCGGGAGGCCTCCGCGGACGAGCGTCGCACGATGCTCGCGGACCTCCCCGAGACGTTGGCGGTCGAGGCCGAGGCGGTCACCGATGCCGCCTGGCCCGACGGACTGGACTGGTTCGCTGACGCCGACGACCTCACCGCGGCGTGGGCATGGCTACGCCAGGCGGCCGGGACGACGGCGGGGGCACCCCTCCCGGAGATCCTCGCGATGAATCCGGGGCTGCCCGAGCACACCGCGGCGCACGCCGACCAGGTGTGGTTCAAGGGCGGAAGCGCACCGGGCGAACTCGCGCTCAGCTGGCTGGTGCGAGGACGTCATGGCGGCGAGGAGGGCGCCACCGGGACGGATGCGTTCGTGGTGACGCTGCAGGCGCGCCACGCCGCACCGATGGCGGTCGCGGATGCGCGACCGTACGCGGCGTCGGCAGCCGATGCCGTGCGGCTGGCACTGGAGGGCGAGGGCTGA